AGGGCGCCATCGTGGGCGCTGTCCGCGGTGGCGCGTGCGAGCTGGCCCAGCTGAAGGCCTGCACCCGGGCGGGCACGTCTTGCGGCGGCTGCATGCCGCAGGTGGTGGACCTGCTGGACGCCGAGCTCAAGGCCATGGGCCGCAGCACGCGCAGGCGCCTGTGCGAGCACTTCGACCTCACGCGCCGCGAGATGTTCGACGTGGTCCGCGTGCGGGGCATCGACTCGTTCGAGGAGCTGCTGCGCGAGCACGGTGAGGGCGGCCAGGGCTGCGAGATCTGCAAGCCCACCGCGGCCAGCATCTTCGCCAGCCTGCAGAACGAGATGATCCTGAAGAAGCACGACGCCCTGCAGGACACCAACGACCGCTTCTTGGCCAACATCCAGCGGCGCGGGCTGTACTCGGTGGTGCCGCGCATCCTGGGCGGCGAGATCACGCCCGAGGGGCTCATCCGCCTCGGCGAGATCGCGCAGCGCTACGGGCTCTACACCAAGATCACCGGGGGTCAGCGCGTGGACATGTTCGGGGCCACCCTGAACAAGCTGCCGGACATCTGGCAGGAGCTGGTGGAGAGCGGCTTCGAGAGCGGGCACGCGTACGCCAAGGGGCTGCGCACGGTGAAGAGCTGCGTCGGGTCCACCTGGTGCCGCTACGGCATGGACGACTCGGTCGGCCTCGCCATCCGCATCGAGGAGCGCTATCGCGGCATCCGCGCGCCCCACAAGCTCAAGAGCGCCGTGAGCGGCTGCGTGCGCGAGTGCGCCGAAGCCCAGAGCAAGGACTTCGGCGTGATCTCCACCGAGACGGGCTGGAACCTCTACGTCTGCGGCAACGGCGGCGCCAAGCCGCGCCACGCCGACCTGCTGGCCACCGACCTCGATGAGGCGACGCTCATCAAGTACATCGACCGCTTCCTCATGTACTACATCTGCACCGCCGACCGCCTGACGCGGACCTCGGTGTGGGTGGAGAAGCTCGAGGGTGGCATCGACCACGTGCGGGACGTGGTGGTCAACGACAGCCTCGGCCTCGGCGCCGAGCTCGAGCAGATGGCGGCGCACTTGGTGGCGAGCTACCAGTGCGAGTGGGCCGCGGTGGTCAACGACCCCGAGCAGCGCGCCCGGTTCCGGCACTTCGCCAACAGCGACGCCGACGACGACTCGGTGTTCATGATCGAGCAGCGTGGTCAGCGCCGCGTGGCCGACTGGGACCCGCCCGCGGCGCCTCGCAAGCTGCGCTTGCCGGTGCTCTCCTTGCAAGACGCGGTGGCCGCCGCCCCCGTCGCGGTACCGGAAGACGAGCTGGTCTACTTCGGCGAGGTGGCCAGCTTCCCCGTGGAGGGTGGCATGAGCGTGAAGCACGGCGACGTGCAGCTGGCCATCTACCACTTCACGTCGCGCGGCGAGTGGTACGCCACGCAGAACATGTGCCCCCACCAGCAGGACATGGTGCTGGCGCGCGGCCTGCTGGGCGACGTCCGGGGCGAGCCCAAGGTGGTCTGCCCCATGCACAAGAAGAGCTTCTCGCTGCTCACGGGGGAGTCGCTGAGCGGCGACGAGTACCAGATCATGACGTTCCCGGTGGAGGTCCACGACGGCCGCGTGTTCGCGCGCGTGCCCGCCGCAGCCTCCCTCGCGGACCAACTCTGTGCGGGCCACACTGGGTGCGACCACGCCCACGCGGCGGAGTAGGCCATGTCCACCGGAGCCGTACGCCTACCCATCCTGGACTCCGCCGAAGCCGTGGTCCCCACCAGCAAGAAGCGGCTTCCGCTGCTGGACCAGGTGCTGGCCGCCCAACGCGACATGAGCGCCGTGGAGCGCTTTGCCCAGCTGCACGAGGACGTGAACTCTCCGCTGATGGAGCCCTACTACCGCGCGCTGCTGCCGGCCACGCCGCCGGGGCCGGGCCAGCAGTACGCCTTCGAGGTCAACCTGGACGCGTGCTCGGGCTGCAAGGCGTGCGTCACGGCCTGTCACAGCCTGAACGGCCTCGATGAAGGCGAGACCTGGCGAACGGTGGGCGTGCTGCATGGTGGGACCGTCGCCGACCCGTTCCAGAAGTCGGTCACCGGCGCCTGCCACCACTGCGCGGAGCCGGCCTGCATGAAGGGCTGCCCCGTGGGCGCCTACGAGAAGGACGCGATCACGGGCATCGTGAAGCACCTCGATGACCAGTGCATCGGCTGCCAGTACTGCATCTTCACGTGCCCCTACGAGGTGCCCAAATACAACGCCAAGAAGGGCATCGTGCGCAAGTGCGACATGTGCTCGGACCGCCTGGCCGAGGGCGAGGCCCCCGCGTGCGTGCAGGCCTGTCCTTCACAGGCCATCTCCATCAAGGTGGTGGACACGCAGGCGGCCCGCGATGCGGCGCGTGACGAGCAGTTCTTGCCCGGTGCGCCGGATCCCGGCATCACCATCCCAACCACCCGCTACGTGACCAACCGCACCATGCCGGGGAACACGCTGCCGGCCGACTTCCACGCCGTGCGGCCGGCGCACATCCACAAGCCCCTGGTGTGGATGCTGGTGCTCACGCAGCTCTCGGTGGGCGCCTTCTTCGTGGGCGAGGTCTTCGAGCGTGTGCTGAGCGCCGAGGCGCTCGCCGTGGTGCGTCCGTGGCACGGGCTGGTGGCGCTCGTGCTGGGCCTCCTCGCGCTCGGTGCGAGCACGGCACACCTCGGGCGGCCGCAGTACGCCTTTCGTGCGGTGCTGGGGATTCGTACCTCGTGGTTGAGCCGGGAGGTGCTGGCCTTCGGTGCCTTCGCCGGCGCGGCGGTCACCTATGGCGCGGCGCTCTTCCAGGCCGACCACCCCAGCGTGATCCCCGGGCTGCCGCAGCTCACGGGCTGGGCGCAGGCGTCGCTCCCGGTGCTGTCGCCGCTCGTGGCGCTCACTGGCGCACTCGGTGTCTTCTGCTCGGTGATGCTGTACCAGTCGACCCGACGTCGGTATTGGAACGGCCCTGCCACCAGCTTCAAGTTCGCGCTCACCAGCGTGATGCTGGGGCTGGCGTTCAGCACCGCAGCGGCAGCCATCGTGCTGGCGCTGACCCATGCCGACCCGCTGCCCCTGCTCGAGCCTTGGCTCGACTTCGCGTGGCCCATGCTGGCGGCCGCCACGGTGCTCAAGCTGGCAGGTGAGCTGGCGGTCATTCGGCACCTCCGCGCTGCCGGAGCCGGTGATCTCAAGCGCAGCGCGCGGCTCCTGGTGGGCGAGCTCGGCTCGTTGCTCGGGCTCCGCACGGGGCTCGCGTTGCTCGGCGGGGTCATCTTGCCGGCGGCCTTCTTCGGTGCGTCGGGTGACGTGCCTTTCGTGGCCCAGCTGACGGTGGCGCTGCTCAGTGCAGCGCTCCTGCTGGCGGGTGAATTGTTGGAGCGGGTGCTCTTCTTCGCGGCCATGAGTGCGCCGCGCATGCCGGGAGTGGTGGGCTGATGGCCAAAGTGAAACCAACGGTCATTCAGCGGGCCAAGCGCCTGCTGCGAGACGACGGCGGAGTCTTGACGCGGGAGCTCATGCGCTCGCCGGGAGGCTTCGGACTGGGGCAGGTGCCCACGCGGCTGAAGCCGGACGCGACCACGACCATGGTCTGCGGCTTCTGCTCCACGGGCTGCGGGCTGGACGTGCACATGCGGGACGGCGAGGCCATCAGCCTCACGCCTTCGGTGCTGTACCCCGTGAACCTGGGGATGGCGTGCCCGAAGGGGTGGGAGTCGCTGGCGCCGCTGCGCGCCCCGGACCGCGCCCGCTCTCCCATGCTCCGCATGTCGCGTGGCTCGCGTCTCACCCCCGTGGGCTGGGGCGAGGCGCTCACCACGTTCACCGAGCGCTTCAAGGCCATTCAGGCGAAGCACGGTCCGGCATCGGTTGCATTCCTGGGCACCGGGCAGATCCCCATGGAGGAGCTGGCCTTCCTGGGTGCGCTCGCCAAGTTCGGCATGGGCATGCGGCACGGCGACGGCAACACGCGCCAGTGCATGGCCACGGCGGTGGTGGCGTACAAGGAGTGCTTCGGCTTCGACGCGCCGCCCTACACCTATGGGGACCTCGAGGACAGCGACGTGCTGCTCTTCGTGGGCGCGAACCCGTGCATCGCGCACCCCATCTTGTGGGAGCGCGTGTGCCGCAACCCGCACGACCCCACGGTGGTGGTGGTGGACCCGCGGCGCACCGAGACCGCCGAGCAGGCGTCGCTGCATCTGCCCATCGCCCCGAAGAGCGACCTCGAGTTCTTCTACGCCGTGGCGCACGTGCTCATCCGCGAAGGCTGGATCGACGACGAGTTCGTGACCGCGCACACGGACGACTTCGAGGGCTTCGCGGCCCACGTGCTCCAGTACTCGCCCGAGCGCGTGGCGCCGCGCGCGGGGGTGACCGTGGCCCAGATCGAGGAGCTGGCGCGCGTCATCCACCGTGGGAAGCGCGTGTCCATCTGGTGGACCATGGGCGTGAACCAGAGCCACGAGGGCGTGCGCGTGGCGCAGGCGCTGATCGCGCTCTGCCTGCTCACCGGCAACATCGGGCGGCCGGGCACGGGGCCCAACTCCATCACCGGGCAGTGCAACGCCATGGGGTCGCGGCTCTTCAGCAACACCACCAACCTG
This portion of the Sandaracinaceae bacterium genome encodes:
- the nirD gene encoding nitrite reductase small subunit NirD, which produces MRETILVVGNGMVSQRFCAKMRELVNVDQARIIVIGEETWPAYDRVQLTKYFELMSAEPLLLATRAWYKQHDIELRTGIKVASVDLAAREVVTSEGERCVFDRLVLATGSAPFVPPVPGIEREGVFVYRTLDDLDAIRAYADKAKRCAVLGGGLLGLEAARAVQECGVEAHVIELAPRLMPRQIDAIGGRLLKRAIERLGVQVHVGCGTREVLGDPAVTGLATSEADLPFDMVVVSAGIRPRDELARAAGIGVGERGGIVVDDTLATSAPGVYAIGECALHRGMIYGLVAPGYEMAEALARSLAGEAGARFEGADLSCKLKLMGVDVASFGDAFADERDDSAQVVAFQDFTAGVYKKLIMDAAGKRVLGGMLLGDASAFSTLSHYARTGEAIPGTPEGLLLGERGEAAGGGGLAALPDAAQVCSCNNVSKGAIVGAVRGGACELAQLKACTRAGTSCGGCMPQVVDLLDAELKAMGRSTRRRLCEHFDLTRREMFDVVRVRGIDSFEELLREHGEGGQGCEICKPTAASIFASLQNEMILKKHDALQDTNDRFLANIQRRGLYSVVPRILGGEITPEGLIRLGEIAQRYGLYTKITGGQRVDMFGATLNKLPDIWQELVESGFESGHAYAKGLRTVKSCVGSTWCRYGMDDSVGLAIRIEERYRGIRAPHKLKSAVSGCVRECAEAQSKDFGVISTETGWNLYVCGNGGAKPRHADLLATDLDEATLIKYIDRFLMYYICTADRLTRTSVWVEKLEGGIDHVRDVVVNDSLGLGAELEQMAAHLVASYQCEWAAVVNDPEQRARFRHFANSDADDDSVFMIEQRGQRRVADWDPPAAPRKLRLPVLSLQDAVAAAPVAVPEDELVYFGEVASFPVEGGMSVKHGDVQLAIYHFTSRGEWYATQNMCPHQQDMVLARGLLGDVRGEPKVVCPMHKKSFSLLTGESLSGDEYQIMTFPVEVHDGRVFARVPAAASLADQLCAGHTGCDHAHAAE
- a CDS encoding dimethyl sulfoxide reductase anchor subunit, coding for MSTGAVRLPILDSAEAVVPTSKKRLPLLDQVLAAQRDMSAVERFAQLHEDVNSPLMEPYYRALLPATPPGPGQQYAFEVNLDACSGCKACVTACHSLNGLDEGETWRTVGVLHGGTVADPFQKSVTGACHHCAEPACMKGCPVGAYEKDAITGIVKHLDDQCIGCQYCIFTCPYEVPKYNAKKGIVRKCDMCSDRLAEGEAPACVQACPSQAISIKVVDTQAARDAARDEQFLPGAPDPGITIPTTRYVTNRTMPGNTLPADFHAVRPAHIHKPLVWMLVLTQLSVGAFFVGEVFERVLSAEALAVVRPWHGLVALVLGLLALGASTAHLGRPQYAFRAVLGIRTSWLSREVLAFGAFAGAAVTYGAALFQADHPSVIPGLPQLTGWAQASLPVLSPLVALTGALGVFCSVMLYQSTRRRYWNGPATSFKFALTSVMLGLAFSTAAAAIVLALTHADPLPLLEPWLDFAWPMLAAATVLKLAGELAVIRHLRAAGAGDLKRSARLLVGELGSLLGLRTGLALLGGVILPAAFFGASGDVPFVAQLTVALLSAALLLAGELLERVLFFAAMSAPRMPGVVG
- a CDS encoding nitrate reductase; translation: MAKVKPTVIQRAKRLLRDDGGVLTRELMRSPGGFGLGQVPTRLKPDATTTMVCGFCSTGCGLDVHMRDGEAISLTPSVLYPVNLGMACPKGWESLAPLRAPDRARSPMLRMSRGSRLTPVGWGEALTTFTERFKAIQAKHGPASVAFLGTGQIPMEELAFLGALAKFGMGMRHGDGNTRQCMATAVVAYKECFGFDAPPYTYGDLEDSDVLLFVGANPCIAHPILWERVCRNPHDPTVVVVDPRRTETAEQASLHLPIAPKSDLEFFYAVAHVLIREGWIDDEFVTAHTDDFEGFAAHVLQYSPERVAPRAGVTVAQIEELARVIHRGKRVSIWWTMGVNQSHEGVRVAQALIALCLLTGNIGRPGTGPNSITGQCNAMGSRLFSNTTNLLGGHRFDDPADREKVANILKIDPAVIPQDAGLAYDQILEAILKGEIKGLWVVATNPAHSWINQADARDVLGRLDFLVVQDMYDSSETADLADLILPAGGWGEKEGCFINSERRISVIKQVARAPGTALSDFRIFQLIAESWGCGEMFRDWDSPESVFHILKDLTRGMPCDITGIEGYQQIDDMRGIQWPLPEGRTPQRLEQRRLFEDRRFHTPSGRAKFVYEATRPLPEAVDAFFRFTLLTGRGSSAQWHTQTRTGKSPVLNTLSPEDQYVELSPPDAADLGVTPNSWVRVSSRRGSLIARAYVTHIVKPGQVFIPMHYVETNKLTFPSFDPYSRQPSYKHCAVHIEKLANHEYRR